A window of Cryptomeria japonica chromosome 3, Sugi_1.0, whole genome shotgun sequence contains these coding sequences:
- the LOC131070792 gene encoding rhamnogalacturonan I rhamnosyltransferase 1: protein MCKGEKNNKGNAGHLMGLKCFVAGHTKAEKLRHLVVPPRSRTQVWIIRATSTVLVWTCIIQLTALGELWGSRVFKGLPSCFTHADPPMHDLSQSSLPSKIPAVEKIALPPKRVYKNNGYLLVSCNGGLNQMRSAICDMVAIARYLNVTLIVPELDKTSFWADPSEFKDIFDVDHFITSLRDEVRIIKDLPPRLKIRMQHSIVVSMPPVSWSNISYYLHQILPLIQKYKVLQLNKTDARLANNGLPVKIQKLRCRVNYNALRFTSQIEELGRRLLQMLRKNGPFLVLHLRYEMDMLAFSGCTHGCSDEEAEELTRMRYAYPWWKEKVINSDLKRLDGLCPLTPEETALILQALDINKNIQIYIAAGEIYGGERRMAALSEAYPNMVRKEMLLNPEDLRPFQNHSSQMAALDYLVSLESDVFVPTYDGNMAKVVEGHRRFLGFRKTILLDRKRLVGLLDQYSNGSLNWDEFSLAVKEVHSERMGKPTKRIVIPDRPKEEDYFYANPQECLRQPLDSDHSSF, encoded by the exons ATGTGCAAGGGAGAGAAGAACAACAAGGGAAACGCAGGGCATTTGATGGGATTGAAATGCTTTGTGGCGGGGCACACTAAGGCCGAGAAATTGAGGCATCTGGTTGTTCCGCCGCGTTCTCGTACGCAGGTGTGGATTATTCGTGCGACGTCCACAGTTTTGGTGTGGACATGTATTATTCAGCTGACGGCGTTGGGGGAATTGTGGGGTTCGCGCGTGTTTAAGGGCCTGCCTTCTTGTTTTACTCACGCCGATCCGCCAATGCACGACCTTTCTCAGAGTTCTTTGCCCTCAAAAATACCCGCCGTGGAGAAGATCGCCCTGCCCCCGAAAA GGGTGTATAAAAACAATGGTTACCTGTTGGTGTCTTGCAATGGAGGCCTTAATCAGATGCGATCAGCG ATATGTGACATGGTAGCTATTGCAAGGTATCTTAATGTAACTCTTATTGTGCCAGAGTTGGACAAGACATCTTTCTGGGCAGACCCAAG TGAATTCAAAGACATATTTGATGTAGATCACTTCATTACATCTCTAAGAGATGAAGTTCGAATCATCAAAGATCTTCCTCCAAGGTTGAAGATAAGAATGCAACATAGCATAGTAGTGTCCATGCCTCCTGTTAGCTGGTCAAACATATCGTACTACCTACATCAG ATCCTTCCATTGATACAGAAGTACAAAGTTCTGCAATTGAACAAGACAGATGCACGGCTAGCTAACAATGGCTTGCCGGTAAAGATTCAAAAGTTACGTTGCCGTGTAAATTACAATGCACTCCGCTTTACTTCACAGATTGAAGAATTAGGTCGAAGACTCTTGCAAATGTTGCGTAAAAATGGCCCATTCTTGGTTTTACATCTTCGTTATGAAATGGATATGCTGGCTTTCTCTGGTTGTACCCATGGATGTAGTGATGAGGAGGCTGAGGAACTTACCAGAATGAG GTATGCATATCCATGGTGGAAGGAAAAAGTCATAAATTCTGATCTAAAACGACTGGATGGGTTATGTCCATTGACACCTGAAGAGACTGCATTGATTTTGCAAGCACTTGATATCAATAAAAACATTCAAATCTATATTGCAGCTGGTGAAATATATGGAGGAGAGAGGAGAATGGCTGCCCTGTCTGAAGCTTATCCTAACATG GTTAGAAAGGAAATGCTTCTCAATCCTGAGGATTTGAGGCCTTTCCAAAATCATTCATCTCAAATGGCTGCCCTGGATTACTTGGTCTCTCTGGAGAGTGATGTGTTTGTTCCAACATATGATGGGAATATGGCAAAAGTTGTTGAAGGGCACCGCAG ATTCTTAGGGTTTCGGAAAACAATCCTGTTGGATCGGAAGCGCCTAGTTGGACTTCTAGACCAATATAGCAATGGTTCCTTAAACTGGGATGAATTCTCCCTTGCAGTTAAGGAAGTACATTCTGAGCGGATGGGTAAACCAACAAAAAGAATAGTTATTCCAGATAGACCGAAGGAAGAGGATTATTTTTATGCCAACCCCCAAGAATGCTTGCGGCAGCCTTTGGATAGTGACCACAGTTCCTTTTAG